In the genome of Raphanus sativus cultivar WK10039 chromosome 4, ASM80110v3, whole genome shotgun sequence, one region contains:
- the LOC108824144 gene encoding LOW QUALITY PROTEIN: RNA-binding protein BRN1 (The sequence of the model RefSeq protein was modified relative to this genomic sequence to represent the inferred CDS: inserted 1 base in 1 codon), which yields MAEENREKNEGGEEEESVKVFVGQIPKHMSESQLLTLFQEFAVVEEVNIIKDKITRASRGCCFVICPSREEADKLVNACHNKKTLPGAASLLQVKYADGELERLEHKLFVGMLPKNVSEAELLTLFSKYGTIKDLQILRGAQQTSKGCAFLKYETKEQAVSAMEAINGKHKMEGSTVPLVVKWADTERERHTRRLQKAQSHIARIANADPTNPSLFGALPMSYAPPYNGYGYHQAPGTYGYMLPPIQSQAPLPGIGNSNALQRTSPDSVPPRLARRNIPLPPANYMGSGYPPVRGLPYPLAYPRGIMNPRPLSSSPGSISPGGSTPLGIGLSSVVQTQTEGPEGANLFIYNIPREYGDQELAAAFQPYGIVLSAKVFVDKATGVSKCFGFVSYDSQVAAQNAINMMNGRHLGGKKLKVQLKRDNXQQQQQQQQQRSTE from the exons ATGGCGGAAGAAAATAGGGAGAAGAACGAAggaggtgaagaagaagagagcgtTAAGGTTTTCGTCGGGCAAATACCGAAACACATGTCGGAATCTCAGCTCCTTACATTGTTTCAAGAGTTCGCTGTCGTCGAGGAGGTTAACATCATCAAGGACAAGATCACACGCGCCTCTCGAG GATGTTGTTTTGTAATATGTCCATCGAGAGAAGAAGCAGATAAGCTGGTCAATGCTTGCCATAACAAGAAGACATTACCtggt GCAGCTAGTCTATTGCAAGTAAAGTACGCAGATGGCGAACTGGAAAGGCTAG AGCACAAGCTTTTTGTTGGTATGCTTCCAAAGAATGTCTCTGAAGCTGAACTTCTAACTTTATTCTCCAAGTATGGGACCATAAAGGATCTACAGATTCTAAGAGGTGCTCAACAAACAAGCAAAG gcTGTGCTTTTCTCAAGTATGAGACAAAAGAACAAGCTGTTTCTGCCATGGAAGCCATCAATGGAAAACACAAAATGGAG GGTTCAACTGTTCCTTTAGTTGTCAAATGGGCAGACACAGAAAGGGAAAGACACACAAGAAGACTTCAAAAGGCTCAATCTCACATCGCTAGAATAGCTAACGCTGACCCAACAAACCCCTCTTTGTTTGGAGCATTGCCCATGAGTTATGCTCCACCATATAATGGATATGGTTACCAT CAAGCTCCTGGAACTTATGGTTACATGCTACCACCAATTCAGAGCCAAGCTCCATTACCCGGTATAGGTAATAGCAACGCGTTGCAAAGAACGTCACCTGACTCTGTGCCACCTCGCTTGGCCCGTAGAAACATTCCTTTGCCTCCAGCGAACTACATGGGCTCTGGTTATCCTCCTGTAAGAGGTCTCCCTTATCCATTGGCTTATCCCAGAGGGATTATGAATCCTCGCCCTCTAAGTAGCTCTCCTGGATCCATATCACCTGGCGGGTCAACACCTCTAGGAATTGGTTTGAGTTCCGTGGTTCAAACTCAAACCGAAG GTCCGGAAGGTGCTAAtctgtttatatataatatacctCGTGAATATGGGGATCAAGAACTCGCGGCTGCGTTTCAACCTTACGGTATTGTTCTGAGCGCAAAGGTGTTTGTAGACAAAGCCACTGGTGTAAGCAAATGTTTTG GTTTTGTTAGTTATGACTCACAAGTAGCCGCTCAGAACGCTATTAACATGATGAATGGTCGCCATTTAGGCGGTAAGAAATTGAAAGTCCAGCTTAagagagaca aacaacaacaacaacaacaacaacaacaacggtCAACAGAGTAG